The nucleotide window ACCGCGTTGTCGCGTTCGAATCGCGCGCGCTGCTCGTTTGCATCGTTGAGTTCGTGATACCCGTTGGCCAGTTCGTACTTGCCCAGATACAGCTCGAAGCGCTCGGCCATCGGCGGCTCGCCGGGGCGAATCCGTGCGAGCGCGCACTGACTGGCGGGGTAATCGTGAATCACGGTGATGCGGTCCGACGGAAATCCCGGCTGCAGCAAATGCGTGATGAGCAGGTCGAGCCAATCGTCGCGATGCAGGCCCTGCGGATCGATATTGAATGGCGCCAGGGGTTCCCGCAGCTTGGCTTCGCTGTCGTGCATCGGGTCGATGCCGAGCTCATCGAGGAACAGCTGGCGATAGCTCTCCACGACCACCTCGACGCGCTGACCCACCAGGGCCATCGCCGCTTCGACCAGGCCGACGGTTTCTTCCATCAGCTTGCGATGGTCCCAGCCGACGCGGTACCACTCGAGCATCGTGAACTCGGGATTGTGGCGGCCGCCGGCCTCGCCATTGCGAAAGACACGGCCGAGCTCGTAACAATCGCCCACGCCCTCGGCGAGCAAACGCTTGAGCGGGTACTCCGGCGAGGTGCGCAACCAGCGCTCGCGCGCACCGGCATCGACATGGCCACTGAACCGGACCTGGAAACTTTCGATGTTGGGATCGGTGTTACCGGCGGCGGACATGATCGGTGTCTCGACTTCGAGCACCGCACGCGCGGCGAAGAAGCTGCGAATGAGCGCGTAAAGGCGCGCACGCAGCGCCAGCGAGGCCAGGCCAGGCCGCAGGGGTGGCGCTTGCGAGACCAGCTTCACGCCCCACCCTCGTGTTCGGCGAGAAGGGCCAGGAGCTGGCCCTCATCCCATACGGGGATGCCCAGCTCTTTCGCCTTGTCGAGCTTTGAACCCGCCGCTTCGCCAGCGACGACGACGCTCGTCTTCTTCGACACTGAACCGGAGACCTTGGCGCCCAATGCTTCCAGCCGTTCCGTTGCCGCATCGCGACCAAGTGACGTCAAGGTGCCGGTGAGCACATAGGTCTGACCGTCGAGTGGTGCCGTCTGCGCCTTCGCTGTTTGCGGGATCGCATCGACCAGGCGCTGCATGGCCGCTTCGGCTTCATGAAGGGGCGCCGACGCTTTGGGATCGGCAAGGAACGCCTTGAGATTGCTGGCCGCCGCACTGGGCATGCCTGCGGTGATCCACTTCGCCTCGCCAGCGTCCTGCAGCGACTTCAGATCGCCGAAATGCGATGCCAGCTGCTTTGTGCTCTTGGGACCCAGCTTCGGGACGTTCGCCATATCAAGGAGCACGTCAAGGCCGAGCTTCTGACGCAGCCTCGGTGAAGGATCGGCTTCGTCGGTAAACGTGATGCCCGAAGCAAGCAAGGCATCGACTACCTTCTGGTTCCCTTCCTGTTCGAAGAACCCATCGATCGACTGCGCGACTTCACCGCCGATGTCAGGCAGCACGCGCAGCACCATTTCCGGCGTCGTGCGCACGAACTCAAGGCGGCCCAGCCAGGCGGCCAGCGTCTTGGCCGTGCTTTCGCCGATATGCATGATGCCCAGGCCAAACAGGAAGCGCGGCAGCGTCGTGCGCTTGCTTGCTTGGATCGCCTCGATCAGATTCTCGGCCCACTTGGTCGCGACCTTGCCCTGCTTGACGGTTTCGGGCGTGCTGCCATCGCGCTCATCAGCGCGACGCTTCATCTCGAGGAAATCGTCGAGGGTGAGCTTGTACAGATCGGCAGGCGTATGCACGTACCCGAAATCCACCAGGGCATCGACGAATCGCTCGCCAAGACCCTCGATGTCCATCGCGCGACGTCCCGCGAAATGGATCAGGGCCTCCTTGCGCTGCGCCGGGCAAATCAAGCCACCGGAACAACGCCATGCCGCCTGCCCTTCCTCGCGCAGCAGCTCGGAGCCGCACACCGGGCAATGCGACGGCATGTGCCAGGCCTTGGTGTGCGCGGGCCGTTGCTCCGCTATCACGCGCACCACTTCGGGAATGACGTCGCCCGCGCGCCGGACAATCACGGTGTCGCCCACGCGCACGTCGAGCCGTGCAACCTGGTCGGCGTTGTGCAGCGTGGCATTGGTCACCGTCACGCCAGCCACCTGTACCGGCGCGAGTCGCGCCACCGGCGTGGCAGCGCCCGTGCGACCGATCTGGATTTCGATGGCTTCGACGGTGGTGGTCTGTTCCTGTGCCGGGAATTTGTGCGCAATGGCCCAGCGCGGCGCGCGCGAGACAAAACCCATTTCCTGCTGGCCGGCGTAGTCGTCCAGCTTGTAGACGACACCGTCGATGTCGTACGGCAGCGCGTCGCGCTTCTCGCCGATGCGGTGGTAGTACGCGATCAGGCCCTTGAAGCCCTTCGCCGTGCCCACTTCCGGCGATACGGGGAAACCCCAGTCGCGCAGTTTCTGCAACGTGGCCGAATGCGTCGACGGCAGGCTCGCGCCTTCCACCACGCCGACGGCGTAGGCGAAGAAACTCAGCTTCCGCCTAGCGGTGATGGCAGGATCAAGCTGACGCAGCGAGCCGGCCGCACCATTGCGCGGATTGGCCAGCGTTTTTTCGTCGTGCTTGCGTGCGTAGTCGTTGAAGGCCTCGAAATCCTTGCGCAGCATGATCACTTCGCCACGCACTTCGAGCACGCGCGGCCAGTCCTTGCCGCGCAGGCGCAGTGGAATAGCGCGTACCGTGCGGAGGTTGGCCGTTACGTCTTCGCCAGTTTCGCCATCGCCGCGGGTCGCGCCCTGTACGAAGACGCCGTCTTCGTAGCGCAGGCTGATCGCCAGGCCATCGAGCTTGGGCTCGACCGAAAACACGGGTTCGCGACGATCCAGCGTCTGCTCGATGCGGCGCTCGAATTCGGCCACTTCGCGGAAACGCTCCTGCTCGGATTCGCCTTCGGTCCCGAAAGCGTTGTTGAGCGAAAGCATGGGGATGGCATGGCGCACTTCGTTGAAGCCGCCGCTGGCCCGGGCGCCGACCTTGCGCGTCGGCGAATCGGGCGTCTGCAGCTCGGGATGCTCGGCTTCCAGCGATTCCAGGTCACGCATCAGGCGGTCGTACTCGGCGTCCGTGATCGTGGGATCGTCGAGTACGTGGTACTGGTGGTTGGCCTGCTCGATGCGCTCGCGCAGATCGGCGGCGCGTGCCTGGATGTCGGCGGGTACGGTGCGTTGGCTCATGCGGGCTCCTCGTGGCGCGCAGTGTAGGCTCTTCGCCGCGGATGACCTATCGCACGATTGTGAAGAGCCTCCCTGCCCGACGTGTTTCTCAGCGGTGCAGGTCGCCGGCGGCTTCCGGCTGGTACTCGATGCCCAGCACCTTGAGCGTGCGGCTGCGACCGTCCGGCGTGGGCCATGCGATCTGCTGGCCCACCGCCAGGCCCAGCAAGGCGCTGCCCACGGGAGCAAGGATCGACACCGTACCCGTGGCACCGGCATTCGTCGGGTAGACAAGGGTCAGGCTCAGCTGCTCGCCATCGGATTCGTCGAGGAACGTCACGCGCGAATTCATGGTGACGACATTCGGCGGCATCTGCGCCGGCTCCACCACTTCCGCGCGAACGAGCTCGGCCACCAGCGGCGCGTACGTTTCTGCCTGTGCCGGGGTCATGCGCTCGAGCAAGGCCTCGATGCGCTCGAGATCCAGGCGGGAAACAGTGATGGATGGCTTGCTGCTCATAGCGGTGTCCTGTCCGGTGGCGCCGCCCGGCGCCATCTACACAAAAAATTCGCGCCGGGGCGAGGACCCCGGCGCGGCGATGTTGGGCGGATCGCTCGCGCGATCGCGGACCTGCAGGCCCGTGTTGAGGACTTTGGGGGCGTGGAACGCGAAAAGCAAGGGCTTGCGGGGCGTTCGCGTCCCCCGCAGCCATCACCCGTTCGCTGCGATACCCGCAACATCCATGTCAAATGACAGATGTTTCAGCGTTTCGCAGGGTCGAAACCAGTAACATGTGCGGCCATGCCCCAGCACATTGTCGCTACGGAAGTGCCCCCGGCTTCCGAACTTCCCGGCCAGGACGCGCCCACGGACACGCCCGAGCGCATGCCTTCGCACCACCAGCACCGCGGACTGATCTGGCTGGTGGCTGCCGCCTTTTTCATGCAGGCGCTGGATTCGACCATCGTCAACACCGCTGTGCCGGCGATGGCCGAAGCGCTGGATGTCACGCCATTGGGCATGCGAATTGCGCTGACCAGCTACGTGCTGACCCTCGCGATTTTCATTCCCGCCAGCCCATGGGTGTGCGACCGCTTCGGCACCCGGCGCGTCTTTGCCGTGGCTATCGGCGTGTTCACCGTGGGCTCGCTGCTGTGCGGCATGTCGCAGACCTTGCCCCAGCTCGTGGCCGCGCGCGTGCTGCAAGGCCTTGGCGGCGCAGCGCTCATGCCCGTGGGCCGCTACGTCCTGGTGCGCAGCATCGACAAGCGCGACTTCGTGCGATCGATGAGCACGGTGGCTACGGTCGGCCTCCTCGGCTCGGTCCTCGGTCCACTGCTCGGTGGCATCCTGGCGCAGTACACCTCCTGGCGACTGATCTTCCTGATCAACGTGCCCGTGGGCCTGATCGGCATGTGGATGAATCGCCGCGAGATGCCCGATTACCGGCTCGACGATCCGCATCGTTTCGACCTGGTGGGCTTCCTTCTGTTCGCCGCCGCGTCGGCGATGCTGCTCACCGCGTCGGAAGTGGCCAGCGGTGGTGGCGGCAAATGGCTCAATATCGCCATCAGCGGCGTGCTGGCGCTGGTGTTCGGCAGCATCTACGTGTGGCACAGCCGCCGCACCGATCACCCGGTGGCCGATCTGAACCTCCTGCGCGTGCGCAGCGTGTGGGTCGCATTGGCGGGCAACTTGTTCACGCGCCTGGGCGTGTCGGGCATGTTCCTGCTGCTGGTGCTGTTCCTGCAGGTGGGGTGCGGCTGGTCGCCTACGATGGCCGGTCTGATGATGGTGCCGCAGGCGCTGGGTTCGATCGCGGCGAAATGGGTGATCAATCGCCTGCTGGTGAGCATGGGTTATCGACGCTTCCTGTTGACCAACACGCTGATCGTCGCGGTTCTGCTGTGCTCATTCGGGCTGCTCGGCCGCGGATCGCCGATGTGGCTCATCGCATTGATGGTATTTACGTATGGCGGCTTCATGGGCCTGCAGTACACCGCCATGAACACGCTCATCTACAACGACCTCGACGTGAAGTACGCCTCGATGGCGTCGTCCATGGCGTCGACCGCGCAATATCTGTCGATGAGCTTCGGCATTGCGCTGGCTTCATTGCTGATGGAAGCGCTGCTGCAGGGCCACGCCCACGAAGACTATGTCGTGTCGTTCCGCTGGACAGTCGTCCTGCTGGGCATCGTGACGGCCACGGCGAGCTGGGTGTTCAGCCGGCTGTCTCGGGATCATCCCAAACGCGCGAGGGCGTAAGCCGCATCCGGCAGCATTTGCCGGATCGAGGATGTAGCATGCAAGGATACCGCGCTCACCGGGACCCGCATGCACCACGCCAGCGATATTCTGCTCACCTTGTTCATCGTTTTCGTCGCCGCCCAGATCGGTGGCGAGATCGCGCAACGCCTGAAGCTTCCTGGCGTTGTCGGTGAGATTGCCGCGGGCTGCATCGTCGGCCCCTCCGTGCTTGGCTGGATTACGCCCGATCAGATCGCCGTCGGTACGCCTCTCGATGTGCTCGCGGAAATCGGTGTGGTGCTGCTGTTGTTTGCCGTGGGCCTGGAAACGCGGCTGGAAGATCTCAAGCGCGTCGGCAAGGTGGCGTTCCTCGTCGGCGTGCTCGGCGTCATCGTGCCTTTCGCCATGGGCGGCACGTGGGCGCACGCGAGTGGCTTCGACTGGGGCAAGTCGCTGTTCGTCGCGGCGGCGTTCGTTGCAACGTCAGCTGGCATTACGGCGCGCGTGTTGCAGGAGCTCAACGCGCTGCAGCGTACCGAGAGCAAGGTGATTCTCGGTGCCGCGGTCATCGATGACATTCTCGCGATGTTGCTGCTGGGCGTCGTGGTATCGCTGCAGGGCGGCCAGGGTGTCAATCCGGTTCACCTGCTGACCGTCATGGGCAGCGCCGTCGCCTTCATTGCCGTGATCGGCTGGGGCGGCTCGCGCGTGATGCGCTGGAATTCGGGCTGGCTGGACAAGCCGCACAGCCAGCACTCGGCCCTCGCCATCGTGCTCGCGCTATGCCTGGGCCTGGCCTACGTCTCCACCCTGTTTGGCCTGGCGGCCATCATCGGTGCCTTCCTCGCCGGCATGATCGCCTCGGAAACCCGTCAGCAGCACACGCTGGAAAAACAAGTACAGCCCCTGCTCGCCCTGCTCACGCCGTTCTTCTTCGTGATCACCGGCAGCAAGATCGACCTGGGCCAGCTGGGTAATGCGAGCGCACTGATGGCGCTTGGCGTGGTGACGCTCATCGCCATCGTGTCGAAGCTGGTCGGTGGCTTCCTGGGTTCGATGGCCCTTGGCAGGCGCAGCGCCACCATTGTCGGATTCGGCATGGTGCCGCGTGGCGAAGTAGGCGTGGTCATCGCCAGCCTGGGCCTCGCAGCAGGCGTCTTCAGCGATCGCATGTACGCGATCATCGTGGCGATGTCGCTGCTTACCGCCATGGTGACGCCGCCGGTTCTTGCGTGGCTGCTGCGCCGCTGGCCCGAGCCTGCCCGCAAGGAAGCATGAGCCTTCGGCTTACGCCAGACTGTCGCCGCGAATAGCTACGCTTTTCGGCGCAAGTTCCACACATTTTTCACGTGAGCTACACGACACTCCGCGGCCGGGGTGTTCGCGCGATGGGGTACTGAACGTACCGTCATCGCTGGGGTAAGCAGCCGATAACGGCTGCCGCGACGTTGGTGATTCTGGATCTACCGGCACCGCACTGTCCGCCAGGACGGCAGGATCCCCTGCCTTGCATCACCTGCCGACGAACGATGCCGGCCCATGCCATCGGGCTGCGACACCAGGTGGGGAGAGTTTCGGCAAGCATGTAACAAGCCTGATACATCGGGCCTGTTACGCGCGTCCCTTGTGCGTCTTCGACGCATGGGCGCATGCGTTCTGTCGAGCGCCACTCCGTAGCGCCACCCGATGCGTGACTCGCTTGCAGCGCTTCACGACGGAGGGTTGGGACATGGCCAGCAACATTCGGCGCGGCACCATCAAGACCCAGGGCGATCTGGCCAAACTGGCCAGCGACCCGACGTTTCTCGAAGGCTTCGATCGCGCATCACTGTCGCGCGTCGACCTGACGCCCGGTGGCGTCGCTGCGATTGTCGATCTCGGGCAAGCGGTCATCCGCTCGGACGACTTTCTCTCGATCAACTTCTCGTTGATCAACCTCGACGTCGTCGCCGCGCAAGATGGCGGTCCCGCCACCCTGCAACCCAAGGCTGGCAAGACGGCGTACATCGTGCTGCGCTTCGCGCCGCAATCGATTTCGGAAGAAGCCTTCTATCAGATCCTGCCGTCGGATCCGCCGATCGATCCCAACTTCGTCGGGCCTTCCGACCCGAATGCGGGCCAGGAAGACCCGCGCAAACCGCCGGTGAAGTCGCGCATTGCCAACGGCAGCCGCGCCGTGTTCCGATTCGACGCCAAGGCACTGGCCGCGGCGAACATGGCATCCGTGCCCTATACGCTGCAGGGCATTCTCGACGCCTGCATGCATTTGCCGCTGAGCATTACGGCCAATGCGGCACGCGCACCCGTCAGGCGCCTGGTGATCGGGCCACTGTCAGGCGTATTGCTGAAGCGGCAGCGCGCCGCGTATGCAAGGCTCTCTCCCGGCGAACAGGCTCGCACGCTTTCAGCAGCATTGCGCAATCTGCGCATCGTCCAGAACGCGGGTGCCGGCGCAGCCCATTTGTTGATGCGGCGCGCCGAATTGCGCGCGGATGCGCTGACGCTCAACCCCAGCGACGGCGCGATCGACAACCTCGCCAACGCGGTGTCGCCCGCTACCGCGCAACACCAGTCGCTGCACAGCAGTTCGGCGATGGCGACGTATGGCGTCATCGGCGCGGCGGGACTACAAGTGGTAAAAACCCCGTCGGTCACATGGCGCATCGCGCCTGGACCCGTCGCACCTACGGCCACGCAAACCGCGCTTGAGCTCCCGTATCGCCTCCTGCTTTCGCCCAACGAAACCGGTCGCATGCTCCATGCGTCGACGGCCAGGGTTTTTGCGCCCACCGGCAACACGCCTTTGTGGCATTCGCGGCTCGCCTATTTCGACGACAAGACCGGCGTCACCACCGAAGGGCCGGGCAGCGGTACCGAATTGCGCGCCATCTGGGCGCGGGTCGGTCCGGAGTCCATCCCGAAGACCTTCAACGGCAACTACCCTCAGGGTGATCGTCCGCAGCCCGGCAACACGCCGTTCCGCCAGGTCATGGACGACTTCGATCGTTTCGAGATCGTCCACGAATCGAGCAATTTCCGCATTCGCGATGGCCTGCAGGAACCCATCGCCTGCAATCGACTGATGCTCTCCGCGCTCGGCGGATGGCTCGATGTCCATGGCGGCTGGAAAGTGCCCGCCGGCTTCAGCGTGGAGCAGTGGGTCCATCAGGCCACGCAGGCGCGCGATCACTACGTCAAGGTGGTCTACAAGGGTTACCTGTTGCCTTTCGGCCACCCTGCGTCCCTGGTCAAAGTAACCGAACGCAAATTCCATCACGACAAGCCCGGCAATCCCGCATACCTGAGGCAGCGCCAGTTCCTGATCGTGCGCGAGCCGCTCGTCACCTTTCCGACCATGACGCTTCCGGCCACGGGTCCTCGACCAGACCGTCCGCAGAATTTCACCCGTTACTACCATCGCCAGTTCTTCTTCACTCAGATCAAATGCCTCACGCACGTCACGCCGGACCTGATGGACGCGGCCTCCACCGATGTCAACGCGCACCGGCAACTTATGTTCTGGCCGTGCATCCCGTCAGCCAGCGGTGCTTTCCCCTTCAAGTTCAGCTATGTCGGAACAGACCTCGACGGACACGAACAGCAGTTTGATCTTGCAGCCATGTTCATCGGCAACGGATTGGCGAATCCGGCCAATGACCAGGACCGGCATCTGGCCGAGAACTATTTCAAGGAAGCGCAGACGGCGTACTGGGCCAAGGGCCCCGACTACCGCGGCGCCGACTTCAAGCAGCAACGCGTGACGGTGGCGCCAAGCCTGAAGTCCGGCGATACCGTCGTCGAACTGGGCAAAGTGATGTTCGGCGCGGAAGTCGAGCAGCTGCGCCTTGACCCGGCGACGCGCACCGGACCGCTGATTTATCCCATGGTCGACACGGCCGAAACACTCATCCCGTCGCTGGCCTATCTCACCAGCAACAAGAAGCCGAGCGTTATCTCGATGAACGGGCAGTTCATCGCCCGCAGGAAGGATTTCGACATCGGCGAGGTGTTTGCCGACGTAAAACCCAACGGTCCGGTGCTGGACTTCACGTCGCAGGGCAATCGATCGGGCGGCTTCGTGCAACCCAATCTGGCACCGACCGGTTTGTCGCGACTGGCGGGGCCAATCTCCGGCCTGGCGTCGGATTTCAACACCGGCACCTTCGACGGTGGCAAGTTCTTCGAGAGCGTCAGCCCCTTGCTGTTTGGCTGCATTCCTCTTGGCGAACTGCTCAAGGCGCTCTCGTTCGACACCAGCAAGCTCGACAAACTGCCAAAGTTCGTCACCGAGGCGATGGATGCGGCGCAAACTTTCTTCAGCGCGCTGGGCCAGGCCAATGACCTGGTCGGTCAGCTGGAGACCATGGCGCGTGCGGCGGCGGAAGCCGCGTTGCAGCAAGCCATCAAGATCGCGCTCGATCAGCTCAAGCCCCAGATCCAGGCGCTGGATGCCGCGACGTCGGCCATCTCCAACCAGATCGATCAGGTCAGCAACGCGGCTGACGCTCTGATCAACGCCATCCATACCACCGAGAAGATCTTCGAGCCGCCCCATGCGACGCTCAATGGCGTGATCGGCAATGTCGAAAGCACGCTCGACGGCCTGCTCAATGCGGTCAACCAGCGCATCTCGCAGCTTCCCGCCAGCGGCCTCTCCACCGCCGTGCAGAACGTGGTGTCGCAGCAACTGGTGCCGATCCGCACGCGCATCGCGCAGATCCAGGCCATCGTCGATGACCTCAAGCAGATCCCTGCCCTGCTGGGGCCGGCGGGCCAGCTTTACGATGCCATCAGCGCCTTCCTCGTGCCGCCGGATCAATTGGCGGACCTGCTCAAGGACGAGGGACAGCTGCAGTCGAAGATCCAGGCTGTCGGCACGGCGCTCGGCACCTTCCAAACGGCGTTCGACACGATCCAGCTCTTTGCCGGCGCAGTGCGCGGCACCATCGTCAAAATCGCCACAACCCTGCGCGCCATCACGGACAAGGCGG belongs to Dyella terrae and includes:
- a CDS encoding MFS transporter, translated to MPSHHQHRGLIWLVAAAFFMQALDSTIVNTAVPAMAEALDVTPLGMRIALTSYVLTLAIFIPASPWVCDRFGTRRVFAVAIGVFTVGSLLCGMSQTLPQLVAARVLQGLGGAALMPVGRYVLVRSIDKRDFVRSMSTVATVGLLGSVLGPLLGGILAQYTSWRLIFLINVPVGLIGMWMNRREMPDYRLDDPHRFDLVGFLLFAAASAMLLTASEVASGGGGKWLNIAISGVLALVFGSIYVWHSRRTDHPVADLNLLRVRSVWVALAGNLFTRLGVSGMFLLLVLFLQVGCGWSPTMAGLMMVPQALGSIAAKWVINRLLVSMGYRRFLLTNTLIVAVLLCSFGLLGRGSPMWLIALMVFTYGGFMGLQYTAMNTLIYNDLDVKYASMASSMASTAQYLSMSFGIALASLLMEALLQGHAHEDYVVSFRWTVVLLGIVTATASWVFSRLSRDHPKRARA
- the ligA gene encoding NAD-dependent DNA ligase LigA, which encodes MSQRTVPADIQARAADLRERIEQANHQYHVLDDPTITDAEYDRLMRDLESLEAEHPELQTPDSPTRKVGARASGGFNEVRHAIPMLSLNNAFGTEGESEQERFREVAEFERRIEQTLDRREPVFSVEPKLDGLAISLRYEDGVFVQGATRGDGETGEDVTANLRTVRAIPLRLRGKDWPRVLEVRGEVIMLRKDFEAFNDYARKHDEKTLANPRNGAAGSLRQLDPAITARRKLSFFAYAVGVVEGASLPSTHSATLQKLRDWGFPVSPEVGTAKGFKGLIAYYHRIGEKRDALPYDIDGVVYKLDDYAGQQEMGFVSRAPRWAIAHKFPAQEQTTTVEAIEIQIGRTGAATPVARLAPVQVAGVTVTNATLHNADQVARLDVRVGDTVIVRRAGDVIPEVVRVIAEQRPAHTKAWHMPSHCPVCGSELLREEGQAAWRCSGGLICPAQRKEALIHFAGRRAMDIEGLGERFVDALVDFGYVHTPADLYKLTLDDFLEMKRRADERDGSTPETVKQGKVATKWAENLIEAIQASKRTTLPRFLFGLGIMHIGESTAKTLAAWLGRLEFVRTTPEMVLRVLPDIGGEVAQSIDGFFEQEGNQKVVDALLASGITFTDEADPSPRLRQKLGLDVLLDMANVPKLGPKSTKQLASHFGDLKSLQDAGEAKWITAGMPSAAASNLKAFLADPKASAPLHEAEAAMQRLVDAIPQTAKAQTAPLDGQTYVLTGTLTSLGRDAATERLEALGAKVSGSVSKKTSVVVAGEAAGSKLDKAKELGIPVWDEGQLLALLAEHEGGA
- the rnk gene encoding nucleoside diphosphate kinase regulator; the protein is MSSKPSITVSRLDLERIEALLERMTPAQAETYAPLVAELVRAEVVEPAQMPPNVVTMNSRVTFLDESDGEQLSLTLVYPTNAGATGTVSILAPVGSALLGLAVGQQIAWPTPDGRSRTLKVLGIEYQPEAAGDLHR
- the epmA gene encoding EF-P lysine aminoacylase EpmA yields the protein MVSQAPPLRPGLASLALRARLYALIRSFFAARAVLEVETPIMSAAGNTDPNIESFQVRFSGHVDAGARERWLRTSPEYPLKRLLAEGVGDCYELGRVFRNGEAGGRHNPEFTMLEWYRVGWDHRKLMEETVGLVEAAMALVGQRVEVVVESYRQLFLDELGIDPMHDSEAKLREPLAPFNIDPQGLHRDDWLDLLITHLLQPGFPSDRITVIHDYPASQCALARIRPGEPPMAERFELYLGKYELANGYHELNDANEQRARFERDNAVRSARGIQEVPVDQRLLAVLDAMPDCAGVALGVERLLMCMAGTDAIADVLAYPFAEA
- a CDS encoding cation:proton antiporter, which encodes MHHASDILLTLFIVFVAAQIGGEIAQRLKLPGVVGEIAAGCIVGPSVLGWITPDQIAVGTPLDVLAEIGVVLLLFAVGLETRLEDLKRVGKVAFLVGVLGVIVPFAMGGTWAHASGFDWGKSLFVAAAFVATSAGITARVLQELNALQRTESKVILGAAVIDDILAMLLLGVVVSLQGGQGVNPVHLLTVMGSAVAFIAVIGWGGSRVMRWNSGWLDKPHSQHSALAIVLALCLGLAYVSTLFGLAAIIGAFLAGMIASETRQQHTLEKQVQPLLALLTPFFFVITGSKIDLGQLGNASALMALGVVTLIAIVSKLVGGFLGSMALGRRSATIVGFGMVPRGEVGVVIASLGLAAGVFSDRMYAIIVAMSLLTAMVTPPVLAWLLRRWPEPARKEA